In Prochlorococcus marinus CUG1435, the genomic window AAACCTTGTAGTTTCTTACAAGCATCATTCTTTCAGATATTCCTTTAGCTGCTCCAAAACTAAGTGGTCCTTTTAGTCTAAATAACATTACTTCTCCTGAACATCTATCCAGAAGTGCTTTTTCATCAGCAGGCAATGCATTTTTTACTTGATCATTTTTTGATAAAGGATTATCCTCATCCATACCTTCTAGTTGAGTTTCGGTTATTGAATCAATAGTGAGCATATTTGCTATGAATACACCGACTAAAACTGCCCAAATTAAATCCCAAAAAACAGTCATTAAAAGTACCCCGTACATTACTACTGATGTTTTTAAAGATAATTTGTGAGCCCTCCTCAAGAATCCCCAATCAATAATATCTAGGCCTACTTTTATAAGAATTCCTGCTAGCAATGCAGTTGGTATTTGCTCAGCCAAAGGTCCAGCACCAACTAAAACTATCAACAATACAACTGAGTGAACCATACCAGAAATGGGAGTTGATCCTCCAGATTTAACATTTATAACTGTTCTCATGGTTGCTCCTGCTCCAGGTAAACCTGAAAACAGACCTGCTACAGCATTTCCTATTCCTTGACCAATAAGTTCTCTATCAGAATTATGTTTTGTTTGAGAGATATTGTCTGCTACTAGAGATGTCAGTAAGGAGTCAATAGCGCCAAGGACTGCTAGGACTAATCCTGCCTTGAAAATAATTGGGAAATATTGATTAAAACTTGGGAAATTTAAAGATGGAACTCCCCTCGGAATTTCTCCAATTCTATCAATAGATCCGTCTCCAAAAATTAAAATTGATATTGGAGTTACTATCAATAAGGCCAATAGAGGAGAAGGAACCCATTGACTTATTTTTCTAGGAGTTAGAAATACTATACCTAGAGTCATTATTGCCACTCCAATAGCAGCACCATTTGGCTGGAAATTTGAAAATACAGTAGATAAAGATTCGACTACCCCACCACGAGTGCTAATACCTAGTAATGGTCCAATCTGAAGTGCAATGATTATGACTCCAATACCAGACATAAATCCTGATACAACAGAATATGGAACTAAAGTAATATATTTTCCTAGTTTTAGAATCCCAAATAATATTTGCAGTAAGCCGCCAATGACTACCGCTGCCATCACTAAAGGTAAAATTTGTCCTGCAGAGAGATCTCTTGGAACCCCCACTGCTGCTAAGCCTGCTACTACGCCAGCAACAGTTACGCTCATTGGACCGGTAGGTCCACTAACCTGAGCAGGTGTTCCACCGAACAATGCTGCTAAAAAACCAACTACTACTGCCCCATATAGTCCATAAATTGCTCCGCCAGGTCCTAACGCAGCATTACCAAAAGCAAGAGCGAGAGGTAAAGCCACCACTGCGGCTGTGATCCCTCCTAGAATATCTCCTCTTACATTCTTTAGATGAAATCCATTAATTATTTTCAAAGATACTCTCCTTTAAATAAATACTTAACTAAAAGATATTATCTCTTTATGACGTACATTTGTGAAAAATGAAGTTTGTGCAAAATATTTTTGTAACTTTTTTTGCTTTTTTTAAATAAATTTTAGTTACTTTTCCTGAACAAAAGTAGTCTCTGATTGATTTATGTGCGAGGCAAGCGATTAATGTATTAGATAAATGTTTTTCAATTTAATAATATTCAAATGAATTCGATTATTCGTCCAAGAAGATTAAGAAGAACTGAGGCAATTAGAGAAATGGTTAGAGAAAACCATTTGGCGGCATCGGACTTTATCTATCCATTATTTATTCATGAAAAAGATTTTAAAGAGGAAATTTCCGCAATGCCCGGAATTTACAGATGGGATATTAATGGTTTATTGAAGGAGGTTACTAGGGCATGGGAATTGGGAATTAGATGTGTGGTTCTTTTCCCAAAAATTATCGATAGCTTAAAGACTGAAGATGGAGCAGAATGTTTTAATGAGGATGGTTTAATACCTAAAGCTATTCGAATATTAAAAAAAGAGATTCCAGGAATGGCAATAATGACAGATGTTGCCTTGGACCCTTACTCGTGTGATGGACATGATGGCTTAGTTGATGAAACTGGAAAAATATTGAATGATGAAACGATTGAAATTTTAAAAAAACAAGCTTTAACTCAAGCTAGAGCTGGAGCAGATTTTATTGGCCCTAGTGACATGATGGATGGGAGAGTTGGAGCAATTAGGACTGCTCTTGATAGTGAAGGATTTAGTGATGTAGGTATTATTAGTTATACAGCTAAATATTCATCTGCTTATTATGGTCCGTTTAGAACTGCTTTAGATTCGGCGCCTAGAGAAAATAGTAAGAAAGTAATTCCAGACAATAAGTCTACATATCAAATGGACCCTGCCAATTCAAAAGAAGCTTTAATTGAATCTGCACTGGATCAGTATGAAGGAGCTGATATTTTGATGGTAAAACCAGGAATTTCATATTTGGATATTGTTTATAGACTAAGCACATTTTCAAATAAGCCCATAGCCGCATACAACGTTAGTGGGGAGTATTCCATGGTAAAGTCTGCTGCTATGAAGAATTGGATTAACGAAAAAGATATTGTTTTAGAGACATTGCTTAGTTTTAAAAGAGCAGGAGCAAAATTAATACTCACTTATCATGCTTGTGATGCATCTCAATGGTTGCAGGATACTTAAAAACTCATTATTAACAAAAATTTGGTTTATTCTTAGATAAGTAATAAATTAATTGCTTTGTTTTGAAGTTTTCACAAGGAGTAAATAGGATTGGTCACATTGCACTTAGAGTAGAGAATCTCGAAAGGGCGAAATCTTTTTATATTAAGCTGGGTATGAATTTGGTTTGGGATGATAAAGATTGGTCTTATTTAGAGGCAGGTAAAGGGAAAGATGGCCTTGCGTTGTTAGGCCCTAGCTATAAAGCTGCGGGACCCCACTTTGCTTTTCATTTTGAAAATAAAAAAGAAGTGGAAAATATTCAAAATGATTTAAAAAATTCTGGTGTAAAAGTTGGTCCTTTACATGAGCATAGAGATGGAACAGCATCTTTTTATATGAAGGATACTGAAGGAAACTGGCTTGAGATGCTTTATGTTCCTCCTGAAGGGATTCAATCGAATGTTTGATTCTTTTTTTTGTATGCAAGAGAAAAGTTATTCTAAAAAATCATATTCAGATAACACCTTAGAAGAAGAATCTATAAACCTTTTAGAGTGGGATTCATTAAAAACTCATTTATCTTCATTCGCCTCAACGGAAATGGGTAAACGATCAATTTTAAGTTTTGTTATACCTTCAGAATACGAGGCATCTAAAAAACTTTTGAATGAAACTGTTGAAATTAATGAGCTAGAAAAAAATTTAGATAAATCAATTAGTTTTTCTGGTGTTTTTGATATTAGTAGAAATATTGAAATTTGTTCGAAGGGAGGTGTAATTTCATCTTCTGAATTGTTAGAAATAGCGAAAACAATTGCTGCAGCAAGAAATTTAAAAAAAATCTTAATAGATTTTGAACAAAGGCCTTATATTTCATCATTCACAAAAAATTTAACTGACCATCAGAATATCGAAACGATTTTTAAAAAAGGCATTGAATCGAATGGAAGGATTTCAGACAATGCTAGTAATGAACTATCTATTCTTAGAAAAGAATTTTTATCTAAGAAACTTGAAAGAAAAATATTAGTTGAGAAATTTATTCAAAAGAATTTAGCTTATTTGCAAGATACTACTATTGGAGATCGATATGGAAGGCCTGTTTTAGCAGTGAAAGTTAATTATGTAGATAAATTTAAAGGAATAATTCATGACTCTTCATCTTCAGGAAATACAGTATATTTTGAGCCTGAAAGTGTAGTAACTAAAGGTAATAAGATTGCTTCTTTAGAGGCTAGGATCACAGCAGAAGAATTTAAATTACTTAAGCAATGGTCTCAGGTTGTTAGTGATAATTCAAAAAATCTTATTGAAATGGCATCCATTTTATTAAGACTAGAAAATGCCCTAACTCGTTCAAGATATTCGAAATGGATTGGAGGTAAAACTCCTACATTTGAGAAAAATCCTATTATTTCTTTAATTGGTTTTTCTCATCCATTATTGATTTGGGAACATAAGAAAAAAGGAGCTCCCCCACCAGTAGCTGTCGATTTTTATATAAATAGAAATATTAAGGTTGTAGCTATTACAGGTCCAAATACTGGAGGTAAAACAGCAGCTTTAAAAGGTTTGGGCTTGTCTTTACTTATGGCTAGAGCAGGATTATTGATACCTTCAACTAATAATCCTATTATCCCTTTTTGTCCAAATATATATGTGGATATAGGGGATAATCAATCATTAGAAGAAAATTTATCTACCTTTAGTGGGCATATATCTCGCATAAAAGAGATATTAGATTCACTTGATGATAAGAAAGGATTATCAGTTGTTTTGTTAGATGAGATTGGATCTGGCACAGATCCTCTTGAAGGAAGTGCCCTTGCGATGGCTTTATTAAAAGAATTTGCAAATAAATCTGATATCACTTTGGCAACTACACATTATGGAGATATTAAGGCTTTAAAATATAACGACTCAAGATTTGAAAACGTATCAGTTGCCTTTGATGAAGAATCTTTGAAGCCAAAATATATACTTAACTGGGGTATTCCTGGGAGAAGTAATGCTTTGTCAATTTCAAAGAGAATTGGTCTCGATGAAAGCATACTCAATGAAGCTGCAAATTATCTAAAGCCAAAAGAAGTTGACAATATTAACAGTATTATTAAAGGACTTGAGGAAGAGAGGATTAAACAACAAAATTCTGCAGAAGCTGCTGCAGAATTGATTGCAAGGACTGAAATATTACATGATGAATTGAAGAGAAATTATGAATATCAAAAAATAAATGCTCAAAAAATCCAGGAAATTGAGAGGTCTAAATTATCAAAACATATCATATCCGCTAAAAAAGAGGTGATAGATTTGATTAAAAAATTAAGAGATAAAAATGTTAATGGAGAGGATACGAGAATTATTGGAAAAAGATTAAAGGAAATTGAGACGGAACATTTAACCCAAAAAAAATCTGAAAAGTCAATATCATGGGATCCTCAGATAGGCGATTTTGTAAAGATTAAAAGTCTAAATAGTAAGGGACAAATTGTAGATTTTGATAAAAAAGGTGGTTTCTATGAAATTAAATGTGGTTCATTTAGAAGCACATTATCTGTAAATGACTTTGAAGGTATTAATGGAGAAAAGCCTAATTTCAAAAGTTCAAAAATTGAAATCGAGTCTACAAGAGAAGATTTTTCTTTTTCTAAAATTAGAACGAGTAAAAATACAATAGACGTAAGAGGGTTAAGAGTTCATGAAGCCGAAATAATTATTGAGGAGAAAATTAGAAAATTTCATGGACCGTTATGGATTGTTCATGGAATTGGTACAGGGAAATTAAAAAAAGGACTAAGAAATTGGTTATCAGGTTTAAATTATGTTGATAAGATTGAAGATGCAGCCAACAACGAGGGTGGTCCTGGTTGCAGTATTGCGTGGATAAAATAAAATTTAAAATACCTAGAAAAAAATTTAATAAACGTATTAAGTGCAATTTATTGATCAAGCAAACATTATTCTTAAAGCTGGAAAAGGTGGAAATGGAATAGTTTCATTTAGAAGAGAAAAATTCGTTCCTGCTGGAGGGCCTTCGGGGGGAAATGGTGGCAGAGGGGGTTCAGTTATTTTGATGGCTGATAATAATCTTCAAACATTATTAGATTTCAAATTCAAACGTGAAATAATTGCTGAAGATGGATGCAAAGGAGGTCCTAATAAGAGATCAGGTGCTTCAGGTGAGGATACAATACTTAAGGTACCCTGCGGTACAGAAATAAGGGATATTAAAACCGGCATTATTTTAGGAGACTTAACTAAACATAAACAGAGTTTAACTATTGCCATTGGAGGAAGAGGTGGACATGGTAATGCTTACTATTTAAGTAATCAAAATAGAGCCCCAGAATCATTCACTGAAGGAAAAGATGGTGAGATATGGGAGGTTCAATTAGAACTAAAACTTCTTGCAGAGGTTGGGATTATAGGCCTTCCAAATGCTGGGAAAAGTACCTTGATTTCTGTTGTATCATCTGCCCGTCCAAAAATCGCAAATTATCCTTTCACAACTCTAATACCTAACTTAGGTGTAGTAAGAAAAATTGACGGGAATGGTTGCCTTTTTGCGGATATTCCTGGATTAATATCAGGGGCAGCTGATGGAGTAGGTTTAGGCCATGATTTTTTAAGGCATATCCAAAGAACGAAGATACTTGTTCACTTAATTGATGCAATTGCAGAAAATCCTTTACATGATTTTGAGATAATTGAGCAGGAATTAAAAAAATATGGAAAAGGTCTTTTAGATAAAGAGAGGATAATAGTATTGAATAAAATGGAGCTGGTAGATGATGATTATTTGAAAATAATTTCAAAAAAGTTAGAAGATTTATCTAAAAAGAAAGTTTTAGTTATTTCTTCATCTTTAAAAAAAGGTTTATCTTCACTGCTTTCTGAAGTATGGAAAAGGATCTAAGTTAAATTTAAAATTTTTTTGTAAAAAAAAACACTTGATTTAATAATGAAAATTAGTCATAAATAAGATACCTCTTTAAACAAAATATGAATTTCTATACTTGCTTTGATCAACAAGGAAAAATAATAGCTAGATGTCAAACCATTCAAGATATTGAGGTATTGAAGAAAATGGGAAGACCAATTGTAGAAGTCAAGGAAATGAAAAATGAAGAGTCGGTCGTATGTTCACTTACAGGAAGTCCATCCGACTTTAATAGAGATTACTAAATAGAATTAATAAATAAAAAAAAGGGCTTTTAGAGCCCTTTTTTATTGTCCATTATCTATCAAAAGAAAACTTAATCATCATAAACAAGACATTCTGGTTCGTCCGGGTTGGCATCGCAGAATAGTTCCAAAGCATTAGGGTCATGTTTATCATCTGGATGATGATCCTTATACTCTTCGAGTTCTTTTAGCTCTTCAGTTAAATGTCTGACCTTTGGAAGATTGCCCTCTGCTTTTGCAGATTCGATTTCCGATTGATCTTTTTGGATGTGTTCGTCAATGGATTTCATTTTAAGCTTTTCGTACTTTAGTAGACATACATAACATAGTTAATTTCTAATGAAATTGCATTATCTATGAACTAAATAAGTGTTCATTACAACATCATTTTTTTTTGAAATTGATTTATTTATTTTTTTAGGTCTCTACTTTCATTATTTCCATTAGCGAAGGTAAAACTGGGATTATTTGGTTTGGGTTTAAAGGGAATAAAGCTTTGTAGTAATCTTTTTTCCATTCATTGTCGAAGCATGTCCTATTTACGTTAGATAATTTAAAGAATTTTAATCTCCATTCAATAATCTTTTCAAAACTTGATAATTCTTCTTCAGTACATTTGAAAAGTTTGCTATATATCAATTCCCATCTTATAAGAGTTGGAAAAAGGTAAATATCTGCGTAGGTTAACTCTTCTCCAAATATCCAGCCCCCTTTATTTTTCTGTAATAAATTTTCAATTTCATTTATAGCTGCGAAAAGCTTTTTACTTGCTTTTTCGTAAGCTAACTGGTTTCTGGCGAAACCACATTTATATACGCCATCATTAATGCTTTTATTAATTAAATCTAAAAATTTTTGATTACCATCTTTAATACTTAATACCTTATATTTCGATTCACTTTTTATTGAATTGAGTAGTCTTATAATCTCTGAACTTTCATTAGACAGAATATTTACTTCATCTTTTACAAAGCTAATTAAAAGAGGTAATGTCGCTCTAAAAATAATCTTTTTATTAGCTTTTTTGTAAAGGTCTGAAAGTCTTATGCATCCCTTAATCTTTGTATTGAAAATCCATTCGCAATGCTCAACATCTGCCTTTAAAAAAATTACTTTAACTTTTTTAGATAAATCTTTTATTTCGTGTACAAGTAAAGTTCTTTGACACCATGGACAAGAATGACCTACTAATAAATAAATTTGTCCATTCTCATTATTAATATCGTATTCACCATTAATGGTTATACCTTTAGGTCTTTTATAATTACCATGTAAATCTGATGGCGCGAAGCCATTCATTAATTGGGTCCAAAACCAAAACCAGAATTTTCTGGAGGCCTTTATAAGGTATTTATTTTGCATAAAATTTTATTTTCAAAGAAAAAATGAATGTTCAGAGAATACTTATCGTTTCAGGCACTCATGGGAATGAAATTAATCCTGTTTGGGCTGTTAAGCAATTTAATAGGAAGGAAAATAGTTTAAATAATGGTATTAAGTATGAGTACATCATAGGTAATCCTGCTGCCTATGAAAAAGGTTGCAGATATATAGATGTAGATTTAAATAGATCTTTTAAAGAAAGTGAGAATTTTGATAAACATAATAATAGCTTTTATGAAATTAATAGAGCTAATTTTTTAGTAGATGAATTTGGAATTGACGGATCTAAACCCTGTCAAATTGCAATTGATTTGCACACTACTACTGCAAATATGGGAACAAGCATTGTTATGTATGGGAGGAGATCTAAAGATTTTTGTTTAGCTGCATTACTGCAGAACAAATTTGGATTGCCTATTTATTTGCACGAAAAAGATAAATCCCAAACAGGCTTTCTTGTAGAAGCTTGGCCATGTGGTTTAGTTATTGAAATAGGAGCTGTCGCACAAAATTTTTATGATCAAAATATTATAAATAGATTCTCTCTAATAATTAGCTCCCTAAGGGAAGAGATAGAAAAATTAAAAAATAAACTTATAGAACTTCCAAAGGATTTAGTGGTTCACGTTCATCAAGGGAGTATAGATTATCCAAGAGATGAAAAGGGAGATATTGATGGCATTATTCATCCTGAGAGAATAAACCAAGATTGGAAAATGATTAAAAAAGGAGATCCATTATTTCTGGATAGCCAAGGAATAATCCACAAATATGAACGGGACCAATTGATTTGGCCAGTTTTTATTGGAGAAGTTGCTTATAAGGAAAAAAAAATTGCCATGAGCTACACAAAAAAAGAAGTAATTTGTTCCAAAAAACAATGGGTTCAAGAGTTTGAATGTTTTTAAATTAAGAAACCGGAACAATAAATCGTTGAAAACTAATAAGGATTTTTTATTGTATAGATAAGTTTATTTAATATTTAATGCTTTAATTTTTTTTTCTAATTTTTAAACTTTAAAAACTTAAATTCTTTCACTCCAATATATAACAGCTCCAAAAGCCTCTAATTGCAGTCTTCTATGCTTAGCCTCTCTTAAGGAAACTACCTCTCTAGATCTTTTTCCATTAAGTAACCATTCGATTATTACCAAGTTGAATCCTCAATAACAAAGAAAATCTTAAGACATGGAAGTTATTTTCTCCTGTTTTCCAAAAAATAAGTTTACTTAAAGAAAAAATATTTACACATTTTTAGCGATTTTGGTCTAAAATCTTCAAAGCGGAATTTTATTTCCGTTTTTATTTACACGTCTCACTTTAGAGACATACTTTACGAACTCATGACAACTATTCAGCAGCAGCGTTCTTCGCTGTTAAAAGGTTGGCCACAGTTTTGTGAGTGGGTAACATCAACTAACAACAGAATTTATGTTGGTTGGTTCGGCGTCTTAATGATTCCATGCCTTCTTACAGCAGCGGCTTGCTTCATCGTTGCATTCATCGCAGCACCACCAGTAGACATCGACGGAATTAGAGAGCCAGTTGCTGGTTCATTCCTATACGGAAACAACATCATCTCAGGTGCAGTTGTTCCTTCATCTAACGCTATTGGTCTACACTTCTACCCAATTTGGGAAGCAGCTACTGTAGATGAGTGGTTATACAACGGTGGTCCTTACCAGCTTGTAATTTTCCACTTCCTAATCGGTATCTCAGCATACATGGGAAGACAGTGGGAGCTTTCATACCGTTTAGGTATGCGTCCTTGGATCTGTGTTGCATACTCTGCACCAGTTTCAGCAGCTTTCGCAGTATTCCTTGTATATCCATTCGGTCAAGGTTCATTCTCTGACGGAATGCCTCTAGGTATCTCTGGAACATTCAACTTCATGTTTGTTTTCCAGGCAGAGCACAACATTCTTATGCACCCATTCCACATGGCTGGTGTTGCTGGTATGTTCGGAGGATCTTTATTCTCAGCTATGCACGGTTCACTTGTTACTTCATCTCTAATAAGAGAAACAACTGAGACAGAGTCTCAGAACTATGGTTACAAGTTTGGACAAGAAGAAGAAACATACAACATCGTTGCAGCTCATGGCTACTTCGGTCGTTTGATCTTCCAATATGCAAGTTTCAACAACAGCAGAAGTCTTCACTTCTTCCTAGCTGTATTCCCAGTTGTTTGTGTATGGTTAACTTCAATGGGTATCTGCACAATGGCATTCAACCTTAACGGTTTCAACTTCAACCAGTCAGTTGTTGATGCAAACGGTAAGATTGTTCCTACATGGGGTGACGTTCTTAACAGAGCAAACCTAGGTATGGAAGTAATGCACGAGCGTAACGCTCACAACTTCCCACTTGATCTAGCAGCAGCTGAGTCTACAACAGTAGCTCTTTCAGCTCCAGCTATCGGTTAAGCTTAAAGTTCTTAAACTTACTAGCCCCCTTTTTGGGGGCTTTTTTTTGTTTAATTTTCAATTGGTTTCATATAATGTTTATATATAGATAAAACATTTCATATTTCTATGAGTAGTAGTTTTGGTAAAATTTTTCGTGTTAGTACTTTTGGAGAATCACATGGTGGTGCAGTAGGAGTTATCCTTGATGGATGTCCACCTAAGTTAAAAATAGATATAAATCTGATACAAAATGAATTAGATAGGCGCAGACCTGGCCAGAGTGACATTACAACACCCAGAAATGAAGAAGATAAAATTGAAATATTAAGTGGGATAAAGGAAGGCTTAACACTTGGAACTCCAATAGCGATGTTGGTAAGAAACAAGGATCAAAGACCAGGAGATTATGATAATTTGGAGCAAGTATTTAGACCTTCTCATGCAGATGGTACATATCATCTGAAATATGGAATTCAAGCAAGTTCTGGTGGTGGAAGAGCATCTGCAAGAGAAACAATTGGGCGAGTAGCTGCTGGTGCTGTAGCAAAACAATTATTAAAAAACTTCTGTAACACTGAAATACTATCTTGGGTAAAGCGTATACATGATATAGATTCTGATATAGATAAAGAAAAGATTTCTCTCAACAAAATAGATTCTAATATTGTTAGATGTCCTGATGAACAGGTATCAGCAGAAATGATCGAGAGAATTAAGGAATTAAAGCGTCAAGGAGACTCTTGTGGCGGTGTTATTGAATGTCTAGTTAGAAATGTCCCTTCTGGTCTTGGAATGCCTGTTTTTGATAAATTAGAAGCTGATTTAGCGAAGGCTTTGATGTCTTTGCCTGCTACGAAAGGCTTTGAAATAGGTTCGGGTTTCTCTGGAACTTATTTAAAAGGAAGCGAACATAATGACGCCTTCATTAAATCTGATGATATTAGGAAGTTAAGAACAATATCTAATAATTCAGGCGGTATACAGGGCGGAATAAGTAATGGCGAAAATATTGAGATGAAGATAGCTTTTAAACCTACAGCAACTATCGGTAAAGAACAGAAAACAGTAAATGCTGAAGGAAAAGAAGTTTTGATGAAAGCGAAAGGGAGACATGATCCATGCGTTCTTCCAAGAGCAGTTCCTATGGTTGATGCTATGGTAGCTCTAGTACTTGCTGATCATTTACTACTGAATCAAGCTCAATGTGGCTTAATCGATAATTAGTAGTTTTCTTAAATAAATTATATTTATCTTTGATTTAATTATTTTTGAGCCATTCATATATTTTTTGATCGAATTTTTTATTTATAATACCTTTATCCCCAATCACGATTGCTTTATATCCTAAAGATTTATAAGTTTTTACATCATTGATTGATAGGCCTCCAGCAGCAATGAAATCGATACTTTCAAAGTTGAGTATATTTATGGAACTAGCTTTACTTTTTATTGGATAAATTTTGATAATGTTGCAATTTAAAGTTATCGCTTCCTCAAGATCTTTTAAATTTTTAATTCCTGGAATTAATAAATAATTTTTTGACTTCGAATAATTGAAAAGATCTTTATCCCAGAATTTCATCATAGAAAAATTTAATCCAATTTTTAATGAATCTTCTATTGATTGTTTATTAACTATGGAGGCAGATCCTAAATTAATTCTTGGAAATTTGTGTTTGATTTCGGATACAAAATCCAACCACTTTTCGTTGTTTGACCAACTTATTTCAATATTCTTTAATCCTAATTTTACTAAGCCACCTAATTCTTCAAAAAATGAATTTCTTATATAAGTATTTGAGTAAATATTATCTTCGGGTTTTACGAGCAAAAAAAAAGATTCTTTTAGTTGCAAATCAGAAAAAGAATCTTCTTTAATATTCATTAAGTATTTATTTTTTTAAACTAGATATAATTCGCTACTTTAACTTCTGATCGATTAAGCAAATCTTGTATATCTTCAGTGTCTATAGTTTCTCTTTCAATTAGCATTTGAGCCATTTCGTCAAGAACAGTTCTATTATCGGATAATACTTTTGTAGCTCTCTTATAGGCAACATCAACAAGCTCTGAAACCTCTACATCAATTG contains:
- the psbA gene encoding photosystem II q(b) protein, yielding MTTIQQQRSSLLKGWPQFCEWVTSTNNRIYVGWFGVLMIPCLLTAAACFIVAFIAAPPVDIDGIREPVAGSFLYGNNIISGAVVPSSNAIGLHFYPIWEAATVDEWLYNGGPYQLVIFHFLIGISAYMGRQWELSYRLGMRPWICVAYSAPVSAAFAVFLVYPFGQGSFSDGMPLGISGTFNFMFVFQAEHNILMHPFHMAGVAGMFGGSLFSAMHGSLVTSSLIRETTETESQNYGYKFGQEEETYNIVAAHGYFGRLIFQYASFNNSRSLHFFLAVFPVVCVWLTSMGICTMAFNLNGFNFNQSVVDANGKIVPTWGDVLNRANLGMEVMHERNAHNFPLDLAAAESTTVALSAPAIG
- the aroC gene encoding chorismate synthase, which encodes MSSSFGKIFRVSTFGESHGGAVGVILDGCPPKLKIDINLIQNELDRRRPGQSDITTPRNEEDKIEILSGIKEGLTLGTPIAMLVRNKDQRPGDYDNLEQVFRPSHADGTYHLKYGIQASSGGGRASARETIGRVAAGAVAKQLLKNFCNTEILSWVKRIHDIDSDIDKEKISLNKIDSNIVRCPDEQVSAEMIERIKELKRQGDSCGGVIECLVRNVPSGLGMPVFDKLEADLAKALMSLPATKGFEIGSGFSGTYLKGSEHNDAFIKSDDIRKLRTISNNSGGIQGGISNGENIEMKIAFKPTATIGKEQKTVNAEGKEVLMKAKGRHDPCVLPRAVPMVDAMVALVLADHLLLNQAQCGLIDN
- a CDS encoding bifunctional 4-hydroxy-2-oxoglutarate aldolase/2-dehydro-3-deoxy-phosphogluconate aldolase — protein: MNIKEDSFSDLQLKESFFLLVKPEDNIYSNTYIRNSFFEELGGLVKLGLKNIEISWSNNEKWLDFVSEIKHKFPRINLGSASIVNKQSIEDSLKIGLNFSMMKFWDKDLFNYSKSKNYLLIPGIKNLKDLEEAITLNCNIIKIYPIKSKASSINILNFESIDFIAAGGLSINDVKTYKSLGYKAIVIGDKGIINKKFDQKIYEWLKNN